Proteins from a genomic interval of Oncorhynchus clarkii lewisi isolate Uvic-CL-2024 chromosome 13, UVic_Ocla_1.0, whole genome shotgun sequence:
- the LOC139423756 gene encoding GRB2-related adaptor protein 2-like isoform X2 gives MEAVGKYDFTATAEDELSFRKGDNMKILGTNDDWLMAERHGKKGFIPRNYINIHLPSWYQESASRGEAQESLMTQPIGSFLIRGSQSTPGDFSISVRHEADVQHFKEKGFGQTRTSAPSSQPQLQQSLPRAPQPHLPLPSIPQPHLPLPSIPQPHQPHAPQPHQPLPSIPQPHHLLPRVPQPQQPLPRIPDPIPPPQRAAVTTGGGGLMQVRAQYDFNAEEKDELSFKAGDIIEVLECSDMSWWKGRLRGQMGVFPSNYTNPV, from the exons ATGGAGGCAGTAGGTAAGTATGACTTTACTGCCACTGCTGAGGACGAGCTGAGCTTCAGGAAGGGAGACAACATGAAG ATCTTGGGCACCAATGATGACTGGTTGATGGCTGAGCGACATGGAAAGAAGGGATTCATACCACGTAACTACATCAACATTCACCTTCCCAG TTGGTACCAGGAGAGTGCTAGTCGAGGTGAGGCCCAGGAGTCTCTCATGACCCAGCCTATAGGATCCTTTCTGATCAGGGGCAGCCAGAGCACCCCAGGAGATTTCTCCATATCCgttag acacGAGGCAGACGTGCAGCACTTCAAG GAGAAGGGATTTGGCCAGACCAGGACATCAGCCCCATCCTCTCAGCCCCAGCTTCAGCAGTCCCTGCCCCGCGCACCCCAGCCTCACCTGCCCCTGCCCAGCATACCCCAGCCTCACCTGCCCCTGCCCAGCATACCCCAGCCTCACCAGCCCCACGCACCCCAGCCTCACCAGCCCCTGCCCAGCATACCCCAGCCTCACCATCTCCTGCCCCGTGTACCCCAGCCTCAACAACCCCTGCCCCGCATACCAGACCCTATACCcccaccacag CGTGCGGCCGTGACCACGGGGGGCGGTGGTCTGATGCAGGTGAGAGCTCAGTATGACTTCAACGCCGAGGAGAAGGACGAGCTGAGCTTTAAGGCCGGTGACATCATCGAGGTGCTGGAGTGTTCCGACATGTCATGGTGGAAAGGAAGACTGAGGGGACAAATGGGAGTGTTCCCTTCCAACTACACCAACCctgtatga
- the LOC139423756 gene encoding GRB2-related adapter protein-like isoform X1 — protein sequence MEAVGKYDFTATAEDELSFRKGDNMKILGTNDDWLMAERHGKKGFIPRNYINIHLPSWYQESASRGEAQESLMTQPIGSFLIRGSQSTPGDFSISVRHEADVQHFKVMADTRGQYYLWSEKFSSFNELVNYYMNNSVSKHSRIYLLDTETQEKGFGQTRTSAPSSQPQLQQSLPRAPQPHLPLPSIPQPHLPLPSIPQPHQPHAPQPHQPLPSIPQPHHLLPRVPQPQQPLPRIPDPIPPPQRAAVTTGGGGLMQVRAQYDFNAEEKDELSFKAGDIIEVLECSDMSWWKGRLRGQMGVFPSNYTNPV from the exons ATGGAGGCAGTAGGTAAGTATGACTTTACTGCCACTGCTGAGGACGAGCTGAGCTTCAGGAAGGGAGACAACATGAAG ATCTTGGGCACCAATGATGACTGGTTGATGGCTGAGCGACATGGAAAGAAGGGATTCATACCACGTAACTACATCAACATTCACCTTCCCAG TTGGTACCAGGAGAGTGCTAGTCGAGGTGAGGCCCAGGAGTCTCTCATGACCCAGCCTATAGGATCCTTTCTGATCAGGGGCAGCCAGAGCACCCCAGGAGATTTCTCCATATCCgttag acacGAGGCAGACGTGCAGCACTTCAAGGTGATGGCAGACACCAGAGGGCAGTATTACCTCTGGTCTGAGAAGTTCAGCTCCTTCAACGAGCTAGTGAACTATTACATGAACAACTCTGTCTCTAAACACAGCCGCATCTATCTGCTGGACACAGAAACACAG GAGAAGGGATTTGGCCAGACCAGGACATCAGCCCCATCCTCTCAGCCCCAGCTTCAGCAGTCCCTGCCCCGCGCACCCCAGCCTCACCTGCCCCTGCCCAGCATACCCCAGCCTCACCTGCCCCTGCCCAGCATACCCCAGCCTCACCAGCCCCACGCACCCCAGCCTCACCAGCCCCTGCCCAGCATACCCCAGCCTCACCATCTCCTGCCCCGTGTACCCCAGCCTCAACAACCCCTGCCCCGCATACCAGACCCTATACCcccaccacag CGTGCGGCCGTGACCACGGGGGGCGGTGGTCTGATGCAGGTGAGAGCTCAGTATGACTTCAACGCCGAGGAGAAGGACGAGCTGAGCTTTAAGGCCGGTGACATCATCGAGGTGCTGGAGTGTTCCGACATGTCATGGTGGAAAGGAAGACTGAGGGGACAAATGGGAGTGTTCCCTTCCAACTACACCAACCctgtatga